A single region of the Homalodisca vitripennis isolate AUS2020 unplaced genomic scaffold, UT_GWSS_2.1 ScUCBcl_707;HRSCAF=3297, whole genome shotgun sequence genome encodes:
- the LOC124370954 gene encoding uncharacterized protein LOC124370954: MRLEYAAEGLTLETIMNTLKEMREEQKTNTADFNRSYEMLYSKVEENTVTLRDGMGKIEDYLREIEQLKSENVALKKHVVVLETRIEDLENYSRRNCVEIQGIPEEKEEQVSELVKKVGKALDVNITDSMIDACHRIGKKTSERNQARGIVVKFVRRTDKEELMKKRREKKRDFSTRHLGLTMDIPVYLNESLSPARRRLLAQARQLRKERGYKYIWLRNGNILLRKEEKAPVVEIRTQADLNGL; this comes from the coding sequence ATGAGGTTGGAGTACGCAGCAGAGGGTTTGACCTTGGAGACCATCATGAACACCCTGAAAGAGATGCGTGAAGAGCAGAAAACCAACACGGCCGATTTCAATAGATCTTATGAAATGTTATACAGCAAGGTGGAAGAAAATACTGTAACGTTACGAGATGGCATGGGGAAAATTGAAGACTACCTAAGAGAAATTGAACAGCTTAAAAGTGAAAATGTAGCTCTGAAAAAACATGTTGTTGTGCTTGAGACAAGAATTGAAGACTTGGAAAATTATTCTAGAAGGAACTGTGTGGAAATTCAGGGAATACCGGAAGAAAAAGAAGAACAAGTTTCAGAGCTTGTTAAGAAGGTAGGAAAAGCCCTGGACGTAAACATCACCGACAGCATGATTGACGCCTGTCATCGTATCGGCAAGAAAACCTCGGAGAGAAACCAGGCTAGAGGGATTGTTGTGAAATTCGTGCGACGGACTGATAAGGAGGAACTGATGAAGAAGAGGCGAGAAAAGAAAAGGGACTTTTCCACGCGACACCTAGGCCTGACCATGGACATCCCTGTCTACCTGAATGAATCTCTGTCACCAGCGCGGAGGAGGTTGCTCGCCCAGGCACGGCAGCTGAGGAAGGAACGGGGATACAAGTACATCTGGCTGCGGAACGGCAACATCTTGCTGAGGAAGGAAGAAAAAGCACCAGTAGTAGAGATAAGAACCCAGGCTGACCTCAATGGGTTGTAG